atgagaaaatcttcaaaagacACCCTGGTCCGGTCCAGGGTAGTGCTGGATTCGACCGAGACTTGCTTCTGGAAGTTTCTGATCCTGACCAATTTTGAATTCCCCATACCCTCAGCCTAACCCCATCCAACATTCCAGGCGGTACGGAAATGTTGTTCGATGCTGAGGGAAAGGACAGAGATGACAAATCCATCGGCCAAGCAGAACCATCCACGCATCTCGACCGCCTACCAGTTAAAAACTCACCTCATGCCTAACAGGCCCTTACGTGAGAGGGAGGCAGGCTTACTAACTAGAGCATTTCTCTACCTCCCCCTCAGGAATGCCTTCTAACGAAGActcaaacaaagaaaaaacggGAATTGCTAAAAAGTAAGTATAAGAACCTAATCAACTAATAAACAATCGTTTAAgaacacaataattaatatttacaataacgCAACACCAATATCATTCCATAAGAAGACATCCGAGTTGCCCCTCTTATAGaaacagtaataataataatagctgTATTGACAAAACTAATTATATACTAATTATTCTACGTTACATTAATCGGATATTTCCGAATCCAGATGACCAATTAATTGTCTCTTATTCTCACTTTTTCAAATTGCTGTGTAAAACTCCAGTCACCATCTAATGTAATACCAAGGTATTTTAGAGTTGGGGTAATAAGAACctctttgtttttaataattaatttataggaACCACACCCAACTGCAGAGGCCGGAAAAGCCATCGCCTCCGTTTTATGCGGAGAGACTTCAAGACCAAGTCTTTCTATCTCTCTGACTACCATGGCAGATGCCATCATCAAAAGATGGGACGCCCTCTCGATACTCTCCTCCGAGACGACCAAGATGGTATCATCCGCGTAACCAATCAAATTACAACCCGACGGAAGAGCCAATCCAAGAACGCTATTGTACCCAATGTTCCACAGGGTTGGTCCCAAGACCGAGCCCTGCGGAACACTGCGGTACACCCCTCGCGTCCGAACAATACCCTTGGAGTCAATGTAGACCAGGCTTCTATTCAACAAATAATCCGAAATAACCCTGTGGCGATTATATCGTCACATGCTTTcccaaaaagagaaaatattaaccaGAGAAACACGTATACGAATACGgtcaaataaacataaataaagataacagaCGAGACGGTAGACGAGAAGCACAGTGACAAACATCGGGACGTAACAGACAAGAAATAAACGAATAGAACCTTTTCGAAGCCTATCGAAGGTGAAATTTTAAGGCGAACGATAGGAAGAGCGGTTACATGCTCGAGGAGTCCGCTACAGGCAATCGCCGTGTACAGTCGCTTTTATCATCCGCAcgatttttatacattgctGTACCGATTATTCAAAGATcgagttttataataaattggtaTTATCTGCAACTACTCTctcacattattttaattcccGACTCGTATCGAGGCGTCCAAAGTAATCGCGACGCGCGTAAATCGCCAAAGTGGTGACCCCGACGTGATCGCGAACGAGCGGGAATTCGCGATTCTTTGTTCGTGTGAGagcagtacatttttttttttactttttattgtgACGACCGGTGAGACGATCTGTTCGATCGGACCCGGAAGAGTGAGAGTGACCAGTGGCGAGAAAAAACGATTTGACATGGTGGTGACCCGAGACGAAGAAACGAGCGCTCCGCTGCCGGAGCCAGAAGCACGAGCGCTGGAGCAGCCGCGACTCCAGGGAGTGCCGATGAATCTGCTCGGGATGCAACCGGCGAGATACGAGCAGCCGCCAGGGTATTTTTTACCCGCTCCTGAGGTGAGCCGCGTGGGCATGCGGATGCCAGAGTTCACGCCGTCAGACCCTGAACTCTGGTTCAGTATCGTCGACCGGAGTTTCCAAGCCGCCGGAATCACGGTCGACGCGACGAAATTCGGTTACGCGCTGACGGCCATTGGGCCGCGTTATACAGTCGAAGTGCGCGATATTATCATGAATCCGCCCGCGGAACGCGCGTATGATACTTTGAAATCGGAACTGATCAAACGGCTCAGCTTGTCGCAGGAGCACAAAACACGTAGACTCCTCGAGCACGAAGAAATCGGAGATCGAAAGCCGTCGCAGTTCTTGCGGCACCTGCGCGGCCTCGCCGGAAGTGCCGTGGGCGACCAGATCTTACGAACGATCTGGCTGAGTCGGCTGCCGGCGTATATTCAGCCGCATTTAGTGACGCGAACCGGGGACACGCCAGAACAATTGGCGGACATCGCGGACGCGATAATCGAGGCGACCCGGGCGCCGGTGTTCCAAGTGGCGGAGGCAGCGAGGGCCGTAACGCCTCAGGGACAGAACGCAAGTGATCCCGCGTCTCTGGAGGCGAAATTCGAGGTACGCCTGGCGCAAATGCGGCTGACAATGCAGCAGGAGATCGCGGAGCAGATGGCGGCAATTCGAAGATCCATCGAGGCGATCGGCAGCGAGCGCTACCGGGGAGGTCGCGATGACGACCGACGTCGTCCGCGTTCGCGTTCGCGTtcgcgcccgcgcgcgcgatcgggAGATCGCGATCCGCCGGCCAGTGGTATGTGCTGGTACCACTGGCAATTCGGGGCGGACGCTAGACAATGCAGAGCACCCTGCTCGATGCAGCAGGGAAACGCGGGGGCCGGTCGCTAGTGGCGGCGAGCGACTCAGGCCACGGAACGCGACGCCTGTTCGTGACTGACGCGAGTTCTAAAGTGACTTTTTTAATTGACACGGGTGCGGATCTCTGCGTGTACCCTCGAAAGATGGTTCGAGGTCCACGACAGAGATCCACCTACGAACTTTCGGCCGCCAACGGTACAACGATTTTTACTTACGGGACGGAGactttacaattaaatttcggATTACGACGGGCGTTTTCGTGGCGGTTCGTGGTCGCGGACGTCTCGAGACCGATAATCGGCGCCGATTTTCTGGCACACTACGGACTCCTGGTAGACCTACGCGGGTCGCGTCTCATTGACCAAGTGACTAGTCTAACCGCGCGGGGACGTTGCATCCAGTGTGATGCACCCAGCGTAAAGACAATTACGGGAGAGACTCAATACCACCGATTACTGGAGCAGTACGCAGATATCGCGAGGCCAGACGGGCGTCCGGGAGGCGCGATCCACGCCACGCGGCACTACATAGAGACGACACCGGGACCACCCGTCGCGTGCAGACCGCGGAGACTCGCTCCGGACCGATTGGCGGCGGCGAAACGAGAATTTCGAAAAATGGTGGAAGCCGGGGTCGCGCGACCGTCGAATAGTAGTTGGTCGGCTCCTCTGCACATGGTGCCGAAGGGAGGAGAAGAATGGCGACCCTGCGGCGACTACAGGGCATTAAATGCGCGAACGATCCCGGATCGCTACCCGGTGCGACACATACAAGATTTCGCGCAGGCTCTCGCCGGCAAGACGATTTTTACAACATTAGACTTAGTACGCGCGTATCACCAGATACCGGTGGCAGAGAAAGACGTGCCGAAGACGGCGATAACCACGCCGTTCGGCATGTACGAATTTCCGTACATGTCGTTCGGATTACGTAACGCAGCGCAAACCTTTCAGCGCTTCATAGACGAAGTTCTGCGCGATTTTGATTTCTCTTACGCGTACATTGACGACATCCTCGTCGCGTCATCCTCGGAGGAAGAACATCGCGAACATCTGCGAATGTTATTCGAGCGTCTACGAGAATACGGGGTTATCATCAACCCCGCGAAGTGCAAATTCGGCCAGAGCAGCGTGGAATTCCTAGGATACGAGGTTTCCGAAGGAGGAACTCGCCCGCTGCCGACGCGAGTGGAGGCGATACTGGCGATGCAGTCGCCGAGGACGGCGAAAGAACTCCGAAGATACTTGGGCATGGTAAACTTCTATAGGAGGTTCATGCCCAAGGCCGCCGAAATATTGACGCCCCTGAGCGACCTTCTGCAGGGAAATATCAAAGGAAAGGCGACAATATCGTGGACGGCGCGGGCTCAGCAAGCATTCGAGGCATCAAAGACAAATCTAGCCGAAGCCGCCCTTCTGAGACACCCCAGGGCAAACGCGGAGCTCGCATTGTTTACCGACGCGTCCGAACAAAGCATCGGCGCGTCCTTACAACAACGAGGCAGTGACGGCTGGGAACCATTggcgtttttctcgaaaaggCGCCCAACCGAAACGAAATACAGCGCGTTCGATCGAGAGCTGTTAGCCGTTTACCTGGCGGTGAAGAACTTTCGGCACATGGTGGAAGCCCGCACGTTCGCAATATACACGGATCATAAACCGATAATCTACGCATTCCGCCAGAAGCCTGAGAAGAGCACGCCGCGACAATTCCGCTACCTGGATTATATCGGACAATTCACCACCGACATTCGACACGTGGCGGGCGTAGAAAACGTCGTGGCCGACGCGCTATCGAGGATAGAAGAGCTCAACCTCTCCCCTGGATTACGCCGCGTTGGCGGAATCGCAGGAGAAGGACGAGGAGATCGGAAAATACTTGCGGCGAGAGTCCGGACTGAAACTCAACAGGATAGAGATTCCCGGAACCGGGAGGAAGATTTATTGCGACACGACAACAACGATACCACGACCGTTTTTGACAAGGCCTTTTCGCCGGGCCGCATTTGACCTGATACACAATTTGGCGCACCCGGGTATAAAAGCGACGGGCAAGCTCGTGGCACAGCGCTACGTTTGGCCGTCTATGGACGCCGACTGCCGGGTCTGGGCTCGAACATGTGTGCCCTGCCAACAATCGAAAATATCACGACACGTATCAGCACCGCTCGGAACAATTGCTGCGCCATCCAGCAGGTTCGAGCATATTCACCTGGATATCATCCTAATGCCAGTCTCGGAGGGCAAACGATATTGCCTGACGTGCGTGGATCGCTTCACACGATGGCCGGAGGCGTTCCCGTTGCGAGACCAGGAGGCAGAGACGGTTGCGAGAGCCTTCTACGAAGGGTGGATATGCAGATTTGGAGCACCTCTACGGATCACGACGGACCAGGGCCGTCAATTCGAGTCCAGGCTTTTCCGGCGGTTGAGCGAGCTCACGGGAGCGCGCCACCTAAGGACGACGGCGTACCATCCGCAGGCGAACGGGATGGTCGAACGATTTCACCGACAACTAAAAGCAGCGATCAAATGCCAGCAGAACGACCGCTGGACCGAGGTGCTGCCGACGGTGTTGCTCGGGATCCGAGCAGCCTGGAAGGACGACCTGCGAGCGACCGCGGCCGAGATGATATACGGCCAAACGTTGAGGATTCCGGGGCAGTTCCTGAATCGGCGACCGGCGGAGGACGAGGACGACGCCGCCGATTTTGTGGGAAAGCTGCGAGAGCAATTTGAGAAGCTGCGACCTGTGGATGGGACCCGGCACGGGGAACGACGACCGTTCGTATACAAAGACCTGACGACGGCCGAGCACGTGTTCGTGCGACACGACGGGCCGAGGACGATGCTACAGGCGCCGTACGAGGGACCATACGCAGTCATCAGCCGCGGCGAAAAGACCTTTGTCGTGCGCATGCACGGCAAGGAAAAAACGGTCTCTATAGACCGCCTTAAACCTGCTTACATGTTACAGCCACAAGCAGAATACAGCAGCTCAGCAGGGTCGGCGACACGGAGCCGAGAGGGTGCGGTCGACGGACGAACAGCGAGAGACCAGGACACCGAGGTCGAGCGGCAAGGCGCGCGAGAAGACGCGAGGCCGCTGCCCCGAGTGAGCGAAAGGACGACACGAACGGGAAGAAAGGTCCGATTCCCGAGTCGGTTCCAGGCGGGACTGTAACACCGATTTACCTGGACGCAGATCGCGGAGTCGTGAGGAATCgccgcgtatatatatatatgtataagaaaaagaagtaaatatACGGGTCgcgattttgtttaatttttgactgttgtttgcgataaaattttatacatggTAGCATGGACATAAGTCGCGAAACGAAAGAAACGAGTTCGGTGCGTACCGGagatgtgtatatatattctgtgtttttttttatttttggtaaATGTAAAATGACGAATTTCAGACCGAGAACGACGGGCGTTAGCAcaacgataaataaattgaaattcttgGATGTAGAGTACAGCATATCATTATGTAATAGTTATTCGTTTTATGTGCTTCGAAGTATCATGTAACGGCGAAGGAAAAGTGGTAGCATTCGTCTCGGTCTGCCATCGGAAAAACTATCACAGAAACGCGCAGTGTTCAAACGATATCGTGCTATCGGCATAGTACTGGCGGGGGAGTACTGTGGCGATTATATCGTCACATGCTTTcccaaaaagagaaaatattaaccaGAGAAACACGTATACGAATACGgtcaaataaacataaataaagataacagaCGAGACGGTAGACGAGAAGCACAGTGACAAACATCGGGACGTAACAGACAAGAAATAAACGAATAGAACCTTTTCGAAGCCTATCGAAGGTGAAATTTTAAGGCGAACGATAGGAAGAGCGGTTACATGCTCGAGGAGTCCGCTACAGGCAATCGCCGTGTACAGTCGCTTTTATCATCCGCAcgatttttatacattgctGTACCGATTATTCAAAGATcgagttttataataaattggtaTTATCTGCAACTACTCTctcacattattttaattcccGACTCGTATCGAGGCGTCCAAAGTAATCGCGACGCGCGTAAATCGCCAAAACCCTGCAGAGATAACTCGGGAACTCCATGGAGGTCATGGCCGAGCGAATCACCTTCCACGGCAATGAGTTAAACGcattttttatgtcaaatgATATCGCGATGACAACTTTATTTGCTTCCGTACTCTCGCAGACTAAGCGTTTAAATTCCAGAATAGCATCAATAATCGACCGTCCCTCCCTGAAGCCAAATTGGTTAATAGAGAGGAAACCGGTCGATCTCAGGTGGTCGTTTAATCTAGAGACGATAACTCTTTCATACAGCTTGGAAGACTCGTCTAAAAGGCAAATCGGCCTGTATATTCCCGGATCTTCTGGATTtccatctttctttttaatgagAACTAGTTTAGCTGTCTTCCAAGCTGTAGGAAAAACACCCTCCTTAAGACACGCGTTAAAGCAGGCTCTCCAGACCTCCATAAAGTGCCCCGCGCCACCCGCAATAATGCCACCAAGGACTCCATCCGGTCCTGGAGCCTTTCTATTGCCGTGTAGTTTTTTAAAAGCTCGCCACAGTTCCGCCGGGCTGACATCATAATTATCAAACCAAACAAATCGAGAAAGAGAATTGATAGATGTATGCTCTCTGATATCATCCGGGAAAAGAGCATTCACAATATTCTCTACAATAGGGTGAGAAAGAATTTCGCAAACTAAATGTGATACAGGCTTCAATTTTTTG
The window above is part of the Linepithema humile isolate Giens D197 chromosome 8, Lhum_UNIL_v1.0, whole genome shotgun sequence genome. Proteins encoded here:
- the LOC105671991 gene encoding uncharacterized protein; its protein translation is MVVTRDEETSAPLPEPEARALEQPRLQGVPMNLLGMQPARYEQPPGYFLPAPEVSRVGMRMPEFTPSDPELWFSIVDRSFQAAGITVDATKFGYALTAIGPRYTVEVRDIIMNPPAERAYDTLKSELIKRLSLSQEHKTRRLLEHEEIGDRKPSQFLRHLRGLAGSAVGDQILRTIWLSRLPAYIQPHLVTRTGDTPEQLADIADAIIEATRAPVFQVAEAARAVTPQGQNASDPASLEAKFEVRLAQMRLTMQQEIAEQMAAIRRSIEAIGSERYRGGRDDDRRRPRSRSRSRPRARSGDRDPPASGMCWYHWQFGADARQCRAPCSMQQGNAGAGR